Proteins encoded within one genomic window of Xylophilus sp. GOD-11R:
- a CDS encoding sensor histidine kinase, with protein sequence MTDAALPWYESPEPAGIRIWNGFANARVLVAVAVLALQGLVHLMGQELHATFLALCMAYLAAAVFVRFAMRPAPNEPPLGRLWLPTVGADLIAFSSMQILQPGGMNYTPLLGLPVLMAAVLGSRRTALATTAAVALLLLTEVTVTGLRSYGPIASQFAQAGLTGIGYFLVTFLVHPVAARLAREEELAREGQQSALVQAQVNELVIASLGDGVLVIDDQDNVRAANPAARALLDQAVKVPLPFSLAGSPAWYPLVELARRTFVQGSEDGALTADVALQYEHLGPRRLHLRARLTDRDGGATRLCVMFLEDQRENEAKLRTEKLAAMGRMSAAVAHEIRNPLAAIVQANQLLDEELEDPSHKRLAQMVRQNAQRLARITEEVLDVSRAQQQFHFDAATIELDETAGAVCVDWHVHAGRGCGLQFIPGAPRLTVEFDSDHLRRILVNLLDNALRYITPNDDALQVRTWTSGNQTLMEVWSDGPPLEPTVAERLFEPFFSSESRSSGLGLYICRELCERHGAAIGYRRIERRTGRGLLQGNAFTLAFRPAATAPPPLPFDTIAP encoded by the coding sequence ATGACCGACGCGGCCCTGCCGTGGTACGAATCGCCGGAGCCGGCCGGCATACGCATCTGGAACGGTTTCGCCAACGCCCGGGTGCTGGTGGCCGTCGCGGTGCTGGCGCTGCAGGGCCTCGTCCACCTCATGGGCCAGGAACTGCACGCGACCTTTCTGGCGCTGTGCATGGCCTACCTGGCCGCAGCCGTCTTCGTGCGCTTCGCCATGCGCCCGGCACCCAACGAGCCGCCGCTGGGCCGGCTCTGGCTGCCCACCGTCGGCGCCGACCTGATCGCCTTCTCGTCCATGCAGATCCTGCAGCCCGGCGGCATGAACTACACGCCGCTGCTCGGCCTGCCGGTGCTGATGGCGGCCGTGCTGGGATCGCGCCGTACCGCGCTCGCCACCACGGCAGCGGTGGCGCTGCTGCTGCTGACCGAGGTGACGGTCACCGGCCTGCGTTCCTACGGACCGATCGCATCGCAGTTCGCCCAGGCAGGGCTGACCGGCATCGGCTACTTTCTGGTCACCTTCCTGGTCCATCCGGTCGCGGCCCGGCTGGCGCGCGAGGAAGAACTGGCGCGCGAAGGCCAGCAGTCGGCGCTGGTGCAGGCGCAGGTCAACGAGCTGGTCATCGCCTCGCTGGGCGACGGCGTGCTGGTCATCGACGACCAGGACAACGTGCGTGCGGCCAACCCCGCCGCCCGCGCCCTGCTGGACCAGGCCGTGAAGGTGCCGCTGCCGTTCTCGCTGGCCGGGTCCCCCGCCTGGTACCCGCTGGTGGAGCTCGCGCGGCGCACCTTCGTCCAGGGCTCCGAAGACGGCGCACTCACCGCCGACGTCGCCCTGCAGTACGAACATCTCGGCCCGCGCCGCCTGCACCTGCGCGCGCGCCTGACCGACCGCGACGGCGGTGCCACCCGCCTGTGCGTGATGTTCCTGGAGGACCAGCGCGAGAACGAGGCGAAGCTGCGCACCGAGAAGCTGGCCGCCATGGGCCGCATGTCGGCGGCGGTCGCCCATGAGATCCGCAACCCGCTGGCGGCCATCGTGCAGGCCAATCAGCTGCTCGACGAGGAACTCGAAGACCCGTCGCACAAGCGCCTGGCGCAGATGGTGCGCCAAAACGCGCAACGCCTGGCGCGCATCACCGAAGAAGTGCTGGACGTTTCCCGTGCCCAGCAGCAGTTCCACTTCGACGCCGCCACCATCGAGCTCGACGAGACCGCTGGCGCGGTTTGCGTCGACTGGCATGTGCACGCCGGCCGGGGCTGCGGCCTGCAGTTCATTCCCGGCGCGCCGCGCCTGACGGTCGAGTTCGACAGCGACCACCTGCGCCGCATCCTCGTCAACCTGCTGGACAACGCCTTGCGCTACATCACCCCGAACGACGACGCCCTGCAGGTGCGCACCTGGACCAGCGGCAACCAAACCCTGATGGAAGTCTGGAGCGACGGCCCGCCGCTGGAGCCGACCGTCGCCGAGCGACTGTTCGAGCCCTTCTTTTCATCCGAAAGCCGCTCCAGCGGGTTGGGGCTCTATATCTGTCGCGAACTGTGCGAGCGCCACGGCGCGGCCATCGGCTACCGACGCATCGAGCGACGTACCGGCCGGGGCCTTTTGCAGGGCAATGCCTTCACCCTGGCCTTCCGCCCGGCAGCGACTGCGCCACCGCCATTGCCTTTTGACACAATAGCGCCGTGA
- a CDS encoding sigma-54 dependent transcriptional regulator, which produces MTATPRATAQADTTILVIDDEPDLRTLYELTLLREGYRVAAAGTLAEAHDLLQLHRYGAVITDMRLPDGSGLEVLNLLRTGGRAERCVVMTAYGSAENAVEALKAGAFDYLTKPVDLRQFRTVVAAAVQTGAAGQVAAPHPPAPAAGGAIAPRAAPAPSGAAASALARMVGDSAAMQAVRQRIAKVARTMAPVLIRGESGTGKELVARALHASSHRASGPMVAVNCSAIPENLLESEFFGARKGAYTGAAADREGYFQAARGGTLFLDEIGDLPLAMQSKLLRAIQERCVRPVGSAQEDMIDVRIVSATHRDLAADVRAGGFRQDLYYRLNVIEVVVPPLRERREDLPQLAAALLERISRESGLPAPQLTPQSLERLRSLPLAGNVRELENLLHRAVALSDGDTLELETAVEYQGEPIEAESTGTEGPLAAKAPVPMPDDLQAYLDAREREILVKALAENRFNRTAAAAQLGISLRQIRYRIARLGIAGPRDSQENDGGADED; this is translated from the coding sequence GTGACAGCCACACCGCGCGCCACCGCCCAGGCGGACACCACCATCCTCGTCATCGACGACGAGCCGGATCTGCGCACGCTCTACGAGCTGACGCTGCTGCGCGAGGGCTACCGGGTGGCCGCCGCCGGCACGTTGGCCGAAGCCCACGATCTGCTGCAGCTGCACCGCTACGGCGCCGTCATCACCGACATGCGGCTGCCCGACGGCTCCGGACTCGAAGTGCTCAACCTGCTGCGCACCGGCGGCCGGGCCGAGCGCTGCGTCGTCATGACCGCCTACGGCTCGGCCGAGAACGCGGTCGAGGCCCTGAAGGCCGGCGCTTTCGACTACCTCACCAAGCCGGTCGACCTGCGGCAGTTCCGCACCGTGGTCGCCGCCGCCGTGCAGACCGGTGCGGCCGGACAGGTCGCGGCACCGCATCCGCCCGCGCCGGCTGCGGGTGGCGCGATTGCGCCGCGGGCCGCGCCCGCCCCCAGTGGCGCCGCCGCCAGCGCGCTCGCCCGCATGGTCGGCGACTCCGCCGCCATGCAGGCGGTGCGCCAGCGCATCGCCAAGGTCGCGCGCACCATGGCGCCGGTGCTGATCCGGGGCGAATCGGGCACCGGCAAGGAACTCGTCGCCCGCGCTCTGCACGCCAGCAGCCACCGTGCGTCCGGCCCGATGGTGGCGGTGAACTGCAGCGCCATTCCCGAGAACCTGCTCGAGAGCGAATTCTTCGGCGCGCGCAAGGGTGCCTACACCGGCGCCGCGGCCGACCGGGAAGGCTATTTCCAGGCGGCGCGCGGCGGCACCCTGTTCCTCGACGAGATCGGCGACCTGCCGCTGGCGATGCAGTCCAAGCTGCTGCGCGCCATCCAGGAGCGCTGCGTGCGGCCGGTCGGCTCCGCGCAGGAAGACATGATCGATGTGCGCATCGTCAGCGCCACCCACCGCGACCTGGCCGCCGACGTGCGGGCGGGCGGTTTCCGGCAAGACCTCTACTACCGGCTCAACGTGATCGAGGTCGTGGTGCCGCCGCTGCGCGAGCGGCGCGAAGACCTGCCCCAGCTCGCCGCAGCGCTGCTGGAGCGCATCTCGCGCGAATCGGGCCTGCCGGCGCCGCAGCTCACGCCGCAATCGCTGGAGCGGCTGCGCAGCCTGCCGCTGGCCGGCAACGTGCGCGAGCTGGAGAACCTGCTGCACCGCGCGGTGGCGCTGAGCGACGGCGACACGCTGGAACTCGAAACCGCGGTCGAATACCAGGGCGAGCCGATCGAAGCCGAATCGACCGGCACCGAAGGTCCTCTCGCCGCCAAGGCGCCCGTGCCGATGCCCGACGACCTGCAAGCCTACCTGGACGCACGCGAACGCGAGATTCTGGTCAAGGCCCTGGCCGAAAACCGCTTCAACCGCACCGCCGCCGCCGCCCAGCTCGGCATCAGCCTGCGCCAGATCCGCTACCGCATCGCGCGGCTCGGCATCGCCGGCCCGCGCGACTCGCAGGAAAACGATGGCGGAGCCGACGAGGACTGA
- the ampD gene encoding 1,6-anhydro-N-acetylmuramyl-L-alanine amidase AmpD, with protein MAEPTRTESGPGVWNGGWLVSAERCPSPNFGPRPPGAAIDLIVVHSISLPPGVYGGSEVFELFTNRLDWEAHPYFATIRGIEVSSHFYIRRDGSLWQFVDCDQRAWHAGRSAWRGRENCNDDSIGIELEGLEGQTFDPAQYEALARVCEALAVRYPIDHVAGHSDIAPGRKQDPGAGFDWPHFMDLLNWPAGRFPPAHRVD; from the coding sequence ATGGCGGAGCCGACGAGGACTGAGTCCGGGCCCGGCGTCTGGAACGGCGGCTGGCTCGTGAGCGCCGAGCGCTGCCCTTCACCGAACTTCGGCCCGCGACCGCCCGGCGCGGCCATCGACCTGATCGTCGTCCATTCCATCAGTCTGCCGCCGGGCGTCTATGGCGGCTCGGAGGTGTTCGAGCTCTTCACCAACCGTCTCGACTGGGAAGCGCATCCGTATTTCGCCACGATCCGCGGCATCGAGGTGTCGAGCCACTTCTATATCCGCCGTGACGGCAGCCTCTGGCAGTTCGTCGACTGTGACCAGCGTGCCTGGCATGCCGGCCGCTCGGCCTGGCGGGGGCGCGAAAACTGCAATGACGACTCGATCGGCATCGAACTCGAGGGGCTGGAAGGTCAGACCTTCGATCCTGCCCAATACGAGGCGCTGGCGCGGGTCTGCGAAGCGCTGGCGGTGCGCTACCCCATCGACCACGTCGCCGGCCACTCCGACATCGCGCCCGGCCGCAAACAAGATCCCGGCGCCGGCTTCGACTGGCCGCATTTCATGGATCTGCTGAATTGGCCGGCCGGTCGATTTCCGCCAGCCCACCGCGTCGACTGA
- a CDS encoding ribonucleoside-diphosphate reductase subunit alpha — MQTATSTPTLPASQAFSSTASTAAQAPGTAAGSGALAHYQIIRRNGAVVPFELQKIAVAMMKAFLAVHGTGGAASASVREMVDQLTQNVSRALVRSRPGGGTFHIEDVQDQVELGLMRGGHHEVARAYVLYRERRTQERAKQVEQATPAAAAMHVTDNGQRVALDLGRLQALITSACSGLGADVKPDPIVAETMRNLYDGVPIDEVFKAAILAARTLIEKDPDYTYATARLLLHTIAREVFGRETAPSEMAAAYVEYFPQFIQKGIQHELLDAKLGEYDLPRLAAALKAERDLQFDYLGLQTLYDRYFQHVKKTRIEMPQSFFMRVAMGLALNEVDREARAIEFYEVLSSFDFMSSTPTLFNSGTLRSQLSSCYLTTVPDDLDGIYESIKENALLSKFAGGLGNDWTRVRALGSHIKGTNGESQGVVPFLKVVNDTAVAVNQGGKRKGAVCTYLETWHLDIEEFLELRKNTGDDRRRTHDMNTANWIPDLFMRRVMEKGEWTLFSPSNVPDLHDLFGADFEKAYVAYEARAKAGEIKPARTVQASDLWRKMLTMLFETGHPWITFKDACNVRSPQQHVGVVHSSNLCTEITLNTSDTETAVCNLGSVNLQQHLKNGAVDHEKLRKTISTAMRMLDNVIDINYYAVKKARDSNLRHRPVGLGLMGFQDSLYELRIPYASQQAVEFADQSMEAICYYAYWASTELARERGRYSSYPGSLWEKGVLPLDTLNMLADARGGYVEVDRSATLDWDALRKKIAVDGMRNSNCVAIAPTATISNIVGVDASIEPCFGNLSVKSNLSGEFTVINGALVRDLKRLNLWDDVMVMDLKHFDGSLRPIDRVPGEIKALYATAFEVETTWLVEAAARRQKWIDQAQSLNIYMAGASGKKLDDTYKLAWTRGLKTTYYLRTISATHAEKSTVHSDRLNAVSSTQKAAPSALEAAAAQARAQADAEAASVPATDIKFCAIDDPGCEACQ, encoded by the coding sequence ATGCAAACCGCCACCAGCACGCCGACCCTGCCTGCCAGCCAGGCCTTTTCTTCCACCGCTTCGACCGCCGCCCAGGCGCCCGGCACCGCTGCCGGCTCCGGCGCGCTGGCGCACTACCAGATCATTCGCCGCAACGGCGCGGTGGTGCCCTTCGAGCTGCAGAAGATCGCCGTGGCGATGATGAAGGCCTTCCTGGCGGTGCACGGCACCGGCGGCGCGGCGTCGGCCAGCGTGCGCGAGATGGTCGACCAGCTCACCCAGAACGTTTCCCGTGCGCTGGTGCGTTCGCGTCCGGGCGGCGGCACCTTCCACATCGAGGACGTGCAGGACCAGGTCGAGCTCGGGCTGATGCGTGGCGGCCACCATGAAGTCGCCCGTGCCTACGTGCTCTACCGCGAACGCCGCACCCAGGAACGCGCCAAGCAGGTCGAGCAGGCCACGCCAGCCGCTGCGGCGATGCACGTGACCGACAACGGCCAGCGCGTGGCGCTGGACCTGGGCCGCCTGCAGGCGCTCATCACCTCGGCCTGCTCCGGCCTGGGTGCCGACGTCAAGCCCGATCCGATCGTCGCCGAGACCATGCGCAACCTGTACGACGGCGTGCCGATCGACGAGGTCTTCAAGGCCGCCATCCTGGCCGCCCGGACCCTCATCGAAAAGGATCCGGACTACACCTACGCCACCGCGCGCCTGCTGCTGCACACGATTGCCCGCGAAGTCTTCGGCCGCGAAACCGCGCCCTCGGAAATGGCCGCCGCCTATGTCGAGTACTTCCCGCAGTTCATCCAGAAGGGCATCCAGCACGAACTGCTCGACGCCAAGCTCGGCGAATACGACCTGCCCCGCCTCGCCGCCGCCCTGAAGGCCGAGCGCGACCTGCAGTTCGACTACCTCGGCCTGCAGACCCTCTACGACCGCTACTTCCAGCACGTCAAGAAGACCCGCATCGAAATGCCGCAGTCCTTCTTCATGCGCGTGGCCATGGGCCTGGCCCTGAATGAGGTAGATCGCGAAGCCCGCGCCATCGAGTTCTACGAAGTGCTGTCGTCCTTCGACTTCATGTCGTCCACCCCCACGCTGTTCAACAGCGGCACGCTGCGCTCGCAGCTGTCGTCCTGCTACCTGACCACCGTGCCCGACGACCTGGACGGCATCTACGAATCCATCAAGGAAAACGCGCTGCTGAGCAAATTCGCCGGCGGCCTGGGCAACGACTGGACCCGGGTGCGCGCGCTCGGCTCGCACATCAAGGGCACCAACGGCGAATCGCAAGGCGTCGTGCCCTTCCTGAAGGTCGTCAACGACACCGCTGTCGCGGTCAACCAGGGCGGCAAGCGCAAGGGCGCGGTCTGCACCTACCTGGAAACCTGGCACCTCGACATCGAGGAATTCCTGGAGCTGCGCAAGAACACCGGCGACGACCGCCGCCGTACCCACGACATGAACACCGCGAACTGGATCCCCGACCTGTTCATGCGCCGTGTCATGGAAAAGGGCGAGTGGACCCTGTTCTCGCCCTCCAACGTGCCCGACCTGCACGACCTGTTCGGTGCCGACTTCGAAAAGGCCTATGTCGCCTACGAGGCCCGTGCCAAGGCCGGCGAGATCAAGCCCGCGCGCACCGTCCAGGCCAGCGACCTGTGGCGCAAGATGCTCACCATGCTGTTCGAGACCGGCCATCCCTGGATCACCTTCAAGGACGCCTGCAACGTACGCTCGCCGCAACAGCACGTGGGTGTGGTGCACTCGTCCAACCTCTGCACCGAGATCACGCTCAACACCAGCGACACCGAAACCGCCGTCTGCAACCTCGGCTCGGTCAACCTGCAGCAGCATCTGAAGAACGGCGCCGTCGACCACGAGAAGCTGCGCAAGACGATCTCGACCGCGATGCGCATGCTCGACAACGTGATCGACATCAACTACTACGCGGTCAAGAAGGCTCGCGACTCCAACCTGCGCCACCGCCCGGTCGGCCTGGGCCTCATGGGCTTTCAGGACAGTCTCTACGAACTGCGCATTCCCTACGCCTCGCAGCAGGCCGTCGAGTTCGCCGACCAGTCGATGGAAGCCATCTGCTACTACGCCTATTGGGCGTCGACCGAACTGGCCCGCGAACGCGGCCGCTACAGCAGCTATCCCGGCTCGCTGTGGGAGAAGGGCGTGCTGCCGCTCGACACCCTGAACATGCTGGCCGACGCACGCGGCGGCTATGTCGAGGTCGACCGCTCGGCCACCCTCGACTGGGACGCGCTGCGCAAGAAGATCGCCGTCGACGGCATGCGCAACTCCAACTGCGTGGCCATCGCTCCGACCGCGACCATCTCCAACATCGTCGGCGTCGATGCATCCATCGAACCCTGCTTCGGCAACCTGTCGGTCAAGTCCAACCTGTCGGGCGAATTCACCGTCATCAATGGCGCCCTGGTGCGCGACCTCAAACGTCTGAACCTGTGGGACGACGTGATGGTGATGGACCTCAAGCACTTCGACGGATCGCTGCGTCCCATCGACCGCGTGCCGGGCGAGATCAAGGCGCTCTACGCCACCGCCTTCGAGGTCGAGACCACCTGGCTCGTCGAAGCCGCCGCACGTCGCCAGAAGTGGATCGACCAGGCCCAGTCGCTCAACATCTACATGGCCGGCGCATCGGGCAAGAAGCTCGACGACACCTACAAGCTGGCCTGGACGCGTGGTCTCAAGACCACCTACTACCTGCGAACCATCAGCGCCACGCACGCCGAGAAATCGACCGTGCATTCGGACCGCCTCAACGCCGTGTCCTCGACGCAGAAGGCAGCACCTTCGGCACTCGAAGCAGCAGCCGCACAAGCCCGTGCGCAAGCCGATGCGGAGGCCGCTTCGGTGCCTGCCACCGACATCAAGTTCTGCGCCATCGACGACCCTGGCTGCGAAGCCTGCCAATAA
- a CDS encoding ribonucleotide-diphosphate reductase subunit beta translates to MLTWDEEVKPATPSTSHGATPAARGESAPLPGLATHSFAASVAADAPLPSQPAQVAAGVGHSRVNAADKRIINAKTDVNQLVPFKYKWAWEKYLATCANHWMPQEVNMTRDIALWKDPNGLTEDERRIVKRNLGFFVTADSLAANNIVLGTYRHITAPECRQFLLRQAFEEAIHTHAYQYIVESLGLDESEIFNAYNEVASIREKDQFLIPFIEAISDPNFHTGTFETDQTLLKSLIVFACLMEGLFFYVGFTQILALGRQNKMTGAAEQYQYILRDESMHCNFGIDLINQLKLENPQLWTAEFKAEIKDLFQKAVELEYKYAEDTMPRGVLGMNASMFKGYLRYIANRRATQIGLEALFPNEENPFPWMSEMIDLKKERNFFETRVIEYQSGGALSWD, encoded by the coding sequence ATGCTGACCTGGGACGAAGAAGTCAAGCCCGCAACGCCGTCCACATCGCACGGCGCCACGCCTGCTGCGCGTGGTGAATCGGCGCCTCTGCCGGGCCTCGCCACCCACAGCTTCGCGGCTTCCGTCGCGGCCGATGCACCGCTGCCGAGCCAGCCCGCACAGGTCGCGGCAGGTGTCGGCCATAGCCGGGTCAATGCGGCCGACAAGCGCATCATCAACGCCAAGACCGACGTTAACCAGTTGGTCCCCTTCAAGTACAAGTGGGCCTGGGAAAAGTACCTCGCCACCTGCGCCAACCACTGGATGCCGCAAGAGGTCAACATGACCCGCGACATCGCGCTCTGGAAGGACCCCAACGGCCTGACCGAAGACGAGCGCCGCATCGTCAAGCGCAACCTCGGCTTCTTCGTCACCGCCGATTCGCTGGCCGCCAACAACATCGTGCTGGGCACCTATCGCCACATCACCGCACCCGAGTGCCGCCAGTTCCTGCTGCGCCAGGCCTTCGAGGAAGCGATCCACACGCACGCCTACCAGTACATCGTTGAATCGCTCGGCCTCGACGAGTCCGAGATCTTCAACGCCTACAACGAGGTCGCCTCCATCCGCGAGAAGGACCAGTTCCTGATCCCCTTCATCGAGGCCATCAGCGACCCGAACTTCCACACCGGCACCTTCGAAACCGACCAGACGCTGCTCAAGTCGCTGATCGTCTTCGCCTGCCTCATGGAAGGCCTGTTCTTCTATGTCGGCTTTACCCAGATCCTCGCGCTGGGCCGTCAGAACAAGATGACCGGTGCCGCCGAGCAGTACCAGTACATCCTGCGCGACGAGTCGATGCACTGCAACTTCGGCATCGACCTGATCAACCAGTTGAAGCTCGAGAACCCGCAGCTCTGGACGGCTGAGTTCAAGGCCGAGATCAAGGATCTGTTCCAGAAGGCCGTCGAGCTCGAATACAAGTACGCCGAAGACACCATGCCACGTGGCGTGCTGGGCATGAACGCATCGATGTTCAAGGGCTACCTGCGCTACATCGCCAACCGGCGCGCGACGCAGATCGGCCTGGAAGCACTGTTCCCCAATGAGGAAAACCCGTTCCCCTGGATGAGCGAGATGATCGACCTGAAGAAGGAGCGCAACTTCTTCGAGACGCGCGTCATCGAGTACCAATCCGGCGGAGCGCTTTCCTGGGACTGA
- a CDS encoding histone, whose protein sequence is MATAKKSAAKKAAPAKKAVAAKKAAPAKKVVAKKAAAPAKKAAAPAKKAVAKKAAPAKKAAPAKKAAPAKKAVPAKKAAPAKKAAPAKKAAPAKKAAPAKKAAPAKKAAPAKKAAPAKKAAPAKKAAPAKKAAPAKKAAPAKKAAPAKKSAPAKKAAPAKKAATPPAPAPAPAKKAAPAKKAAPAKKAAAPAAAPSSAAAVSPAAQTTLNPQAAWPFPTGTKP, encoded by the coding sequence ATGGCAACTGCGAAGAAATCGGCCGCCAAGAAGGCCGCCCCAGCGAAGAAAGCCGTAGCCGCCAAAAAGGCAGCACCGGCCAAGAAGGTCGTAGCCAAGAAGGCAGCAGCACCGGCGAAGAAGGCCGCAGCTCCCGCCAAGAAGGCGGTCGCGAAGAAGGCTGCACCTGCCAAGAAGGCTGCACCGGCAAAGAAGGCCGCTCCGGCCAAAAAGGCTGTTCCGGCGAAGAAGGCCGCTCCTGCCAAGAAGGCCGCACCGGCGAAAAAGGCTGCGCCTGCGAAGAAGGCCGCACCGGCAAAGAAGGCTGCTCCCGCCAAGAAGGCTGCACCTGCCAAGAAGGCTGCACCGGCGAAGAAGGCCGCTCCTGCCAAGAAGGCCGCACCGGCGAAGAAGGCTGCGCCTGCGAAGAAGGCCGCTCCTGCCAAGAAGGCTGCGCCCGCGAAGAAGTCCGCTCCGGCCAAGAAGGCTGCACCAGCGAAGAAGGCTGCGACCCCCCCTGCCCCTGCGCCTGCACCGGCGAAGAAGGCAGCTCCCGCCAAGAAGGCTGCACCGGCAAAGAAGGCGGCTGCTCCGGCGGCTGCACCTTCGAGCGCGGCAGCGGTCTCTCCGGCAGCGCAGACCACGCTCAACCCGCAGGCCGCCTGGCCTTTTCCGACCGGCACCAAGCCCTGA
- a CDS encoding carbohydrate kinase family protein codes for MAAIICGSLAFDTIMTFEGRFAEQILPDQLHILNVSFLVPALRRDFGGCAGNIAYALRALGGTPLPMATVGTDGAGYIARLKELGISTEYVREVDDTFTAQAMIMTDRDNNQITAFHPGAMMQAHVTRIEARADVKVGIVSPDGRDAMLQHAAQFAEAGIPFVFDPGQGLPMFGGAELLAFVEQASWVTVNDYEGRMLCERTGLSLAELSKKVRGVIVTLAGEGCEIWIDGQRTHVPGVQAAAVVDPTGCGDAWRGALLFGLEQGWELVRCAELGNRVGAAKIAQRGPQNYQLDGVL; via the coding sequence ATGGCAGCCATCATCTGCGGATCCCTCGCCTTCGACACCATCATGACCTTCGAGGGCCGCTTCGCCGAGCAGATCCTGCCGGACCAGCTGCACATCCTCAACGTGTCGTTCCTGGTGCCCGCGCTGCGCCGCGACTTCGGCGGTTGCGCCGGCAACATCGCCTACGCGCTGCGTGCGCTGGGCGGCACGCCCCTGCCGATGGCCACGGTGGGCACGGACGGCGCCGGCTACATCGCACGGCTGAAGGAACTCGGCATCTCGACCGAATATGTGCGGGAAGTGGACGACACGTTCACGGCGCAGGCGATGATCATGACCGACCGCGACAACAACCAGATCACCGCCTTTCATCCGGGCGCGATGATGCAGGCGCATGTCACGCGCATCGAGGCGCGGGCCGATGTGAAGGTGGGCATCGTCTCGCCCGACGGTCGCGATGCGATGCTGCAGCACGCGGCGCAGTTCGCCGAAGCCGGCATTCCTTTCGTCTTCGATCCGGGACAGGGGCTTCCGATGTTCGGCGGTGCCGAGCTGCTGGCGTTTGTGGAACAAGCCAGCTGGGTGACGGTCAACGACTACGAAGGCCGCATGCTGTGCGAGCGCACCGGCCTGAGCCTGGCCGAGCTGTCGAAGAAGGTCCGGGGCGTGATCGTCACACTGGCCGGCGAGGGCTGCGAGATCTGGATCGACGGACAGCGCACCCATGTGCCGGGCGTGCAGGCCGCGGCCGTGGTCGATCCCACGGGTTGTGGCGATGCCTGGCGTGGCGCGCTGCTGTTCGGCCTGGAGCAGGGCTGGGAGCTGGTGCGTTGCGCCGAATTGGGGAACCGGGTGGGCGCTGCCAAGATCGCCCAGCGTGGACCGCAGAACTACCAGCTCGACGGCGTTCTTTGA
- a CDS encoding zinc-ribbon and DUF3426 domain-containing protein, translated as MSLSTRCPSCATIFKVVPDQLKVSDGWVRCGQCGEVFDASAHLKPIGQPVGDGADRMGADHDTRVELTEVEASDVVGTSTTARPRAFGEDFSLEESAPAALSDLSASEVAHGSPYDSIEKPIEVPSPLPATARQRPDEPAAVWLRRSPAARIVLNGEAPPQRPEAVQDAEDESFDIDDEVPSALLLQTADNDEPQQSLYQPAFVPPAPDAGTPEARAQAEAGDAAATLNDLSFIRVAQRRAFWQRPAVVLASAGLCLLLIGALALQVARAERDRLAAHLPGLRPMLESLCVPLQCVVAPLRRVDAIVIDSSAFNKISASLFQFEVEVRNTAPVALAMPALELTLTDTQDQTLLRRVLEPSELRAQPVLAAGGAWSGSLPVQLQAPLAADRVAGYRVLAFYP; from the coding sequence ATGAGCCTGTCCACACGCTGCCCATCCTGCGCGACGATCTTCAAGGTCGTTCCAGACCAGTTGAAGGTTTCCGACGGCTGGGTGCGATGCGGCCAATGTGGCGAGGTGTTCGACGCGTCCGCGCATCTCAAGCCGATCGGGCAGCCGGTCGGGGACGGCGCGGATCGCATGGGAGCCGACCACGACACCCGCGTTGAACTGACCGAAGTCGAAGCGTCCGACGTCGTGGGTACCTCGACGACCGCCCGTCCTCGCGCCTTTGGTGAAGATTTTTCGCTCGAAGAGTCAGCTCCCGCGGCTCTGTCCGATCTCTCTGCGTCGGAAGTGGCCCACGGCTCGCCCTACGACTCGATCGAAAAGCCGATCGAAGTGCCGTCACCCCTGCCGGCGACCGCTCGTCAGCGCCCGGACGAACCCGCCGCCGTCTGGCTGCGACGCTCCCCCGCTGCGCGCATCGTGCTCAACGGCGAGGCGCCGCCGCAACGGCCGGAAGCGGTGCAGGATGCAGAAGACGAGTCCTTCGACATCGACGACGAGGTTCCGTCCGCGCTACTGCTCCAGACCGCCGACAACGACGAGCCGCAACAGTCGCTCTACCAGCCGGCCTTCGTGCCTCCAGCGCCCGATGCGGGAACGCCCGAGGCCCGGGCGCAGGCCGAGGCGGGCGATGCGGCCGCGACGCTGAACGATCTGAGCTTTATTCGGGTGGCGCAGCGCCGGGCGTTCTGGCAGCGGCCCGCGGTGGTGCTCGCCAGTGCCGGTCTTTGCCTGCTCCTGATCGGGGCCTTGGCGCTGCAGGTCGCCCGGGCCGAACGCGATCGGCTGGCGGCCCATCTGCCGGGACTTCGACCGATGCTCGAATCGCTGTGCGTTCCGCTGCAATGCGTGGTCGCTCCCCTGCGACGTGTCGATGCGATCGTGATCGACAGTTCGGCCTTCAACAAGATCAGCGCCAGCCTGTTCCAGTTCGAGGTGGAGGTGCGCAACACGGCCCCGGTCGCGCTGGCGATGCCGGCGCTGGAGCTCACCTTGACCGACACCCAGGACCAGACCCTCCTGCGCCGGGTGCTCGAGCCTTCGGAGCTGCGCGCGCAGCCCGTGCTCGCTGCCGGCGGTGCGTGGAGCGGCAGCCTGCCGGTGCAATTGCAGGCCCCGTTGGCCGCCGACCGGGTGGCGGGCTACCGTGTGCTGGCTTTCTATCCCTGA